aaatatatatatatatatatatatatatatatatatatatatatatatatatatatatatatatatatatatatatatatatatatatatatatatatatatatatatatatatatatatatatatatatatatatatatatatacatactatataccgacagcccggttttctcattcagagactgcagtttcgtctttgttgtGGACTCATTAGTCTGAAATAAGGAATAACCGAGATAGAGGATGtctgcggactctcgctggtgatATACATTTACTGTATCTACCGGTTTGTTGGCACTCTAAACTTCAATAACCGCGTTTAAATTAGTCTTTTGAACCTCGTATTTCCCCACTCCAACTccgaaaaaaaaacggatttaaaATACGCCGTTCACTGGCAAAAAGAGCTTGTACCCTGTATCCGAGAAGGTGGTTTTAATCCAGTATCCTTCGCGGCTATACCCAGCTAGTGCACAAACTCTTTTTGCGAAGTGcattttgggtttaaaaaaatccCGCTGTGACTCCAATCGATAGCAGGAAGAAAAAAACTCCACATTTCTCCGGCAAATAACCGGATTgaggtgaaaagcaggttttctTTTCGGGGTAGAGAATCCCGGAGGTAGGTCCATGTAAACGCGGCTAATGACATGACATTtgtctccagctcggttattccctattccagactgataagtcCAAAGAAGgacgaaactgctgtctctggatTTAGTAACTGACGTGCCAATATATTTCATGTAGTTCCACCTAGCCCTGGATTAtcggcggtaacttactgctcagTTTTAACAGTAGTTTCACCCTTGAGTTTTTTCAACATACTcaagttaaatgtttatttatttctttctttttttttaatttagtattgAAATAACCTgaattaaaagcagttttttcaaagtattcctttttttttaaatctattttcttACAtggcttgcaaaaaaaaattgtttccaatCTCATTAAAACCCTAATTCATGACTCAATATTAATCATTTCCACCAGACTTCCTTCTTTGAATGATCTTTATGAAGATACTACACAAAAATGCATATAATATCAGTAGGCTCTATTTAAAGTAATAATTGCGCATAAGTGTGcttttggaaaagaaatgtttgccTCCAACCTACCATTAGCTACCCACTGTCTAGACTTTTAATACAAAAACTCATTCATTATGCAGCAGGATTTTTGTAATTAGAAGAAGCTACTTTTGGAGCATACAAAATAGTATGGTTTTTTAGGTTATCAAGATTCGAATTATTCCTTATGAAGATTAAATAAGAGttttattgattcaataaaaaacttcaaataaattttctgcCGCTTCCTTTTTATCAATTGTTTCTCGACTCAATGAATAAATACAGCatgtttttttacaaagaaaattcataaaaacgtTCGTTCGTTAATAGAAAATCTCTCAAATTATTTCTGGgaatataaatgtttttcatgCAAAGTAGAACTTATTCGTCTTTATCTTTTATTAATCGTTTCTATTTAAAGTTATCTTCGATATTATtgctgataaaaaattaaaatgcttgaaaaaatagtttaaaaaaaaagggttttgtagaattttttttgaagtttcaaaaaacatgatcaagttttaaataagaattaattattaatttattcgaAACAATCGTCATTTATCTGGAGAATTGTAAAAAACTATAGTACActtacagaaatatttctaatatgaaagataaaatgtttaaatcatggaaaaacagtttttaagcaaattaatttaaaaattcgaaCCCATACCCTTATCttctataaattattatttttgcttgtaACAGTTTGATGgcaagattaatatttttttgaataaatatccaTTGAACAAAAATCATATTAAATTAAAATCCATTACACATTTTTACATACTTACTGAAAAATAGGGTGATTAGGAGGAAATATTCTATTGAGAAACTGTAATTTACTCTTCTGAGAACGAAAGAGAGCTGCAGTTTTGTACAGCATCGtaaattaaaatctttgaatGTGCGTACACTTTGACGTGAATGAGCAGcttatatcctcatatatatatatatatatatatatatatatatatatatatatatatatatatatatatatatatatgtgtgtgtgtgtgtgtgtgtgtgtgtgtgtgtgtgtgtgtgtgtgtgtgtgtgtgtgtgtgtgtgtgtgtgtgtatatatataatagcgaattctctgatcgaataacgctctgatgtcatcaacaatgaaacttgtgccATAGAATgagaatttaataatatttttcggtTTTGGATATGCAGagaaatgcattattttgacaaggctgaactggatccggtaacttaactgttttactactaaaaaatttttgggaggatgaAGAAACGAATAAGTGCTCAACAAtgagcgctatctactggagtttagggtttatccactggagttagggttaaaatttcagctatcaatatatcaccaaacaggcaattgcttcattcagaTGTAGAaccaattttcacccgtcatacccccaacgattttctagttaattaGAAAAACCAAAGTTAAAAACTTAAGTAGCAATGAAAATGGCAGATACGTAAGTATAGAGGTTACAAAGAACCTATATAGTCACTTACGTTCGATGTACTATTGTTATTGTTCATAATTGTTTGTAAGAGTTCAGAAAGTTGATAACATTGATTGAATCAAAACAATCAGACAGGCACGAACTAAGTGTTTAAAAAACCAGAGTTCAAAATGTCTCAAGAGCTTCGATTCCGCTTAGCTTTCGTCTTTTATTGCAttggattttgcattttttacttacagtatttttcaagaaaactaaGCCCTGCTCGAAAAAGAAAATGCGTTGCCTTGAGTTTCAGCTATTAACTGCATTAGTCgttgtaatttcatttttatccaaaAGATGGCAGTAAATACCAATTTCTGAAACTCGAACTTATTCGTCGAACTCCTAAACCGAAACTTAAAAGATAAGGATGGGGTGTCATTCTAGCAATCACAAAGATAAAATCAATCACAGTTAAATGATGATAACATTTCagtgtaaataaatgtttattcattacaaatatctttccaaaaaaatctactgatttttgaaaagaaaacaagtaAGTTGAACAAGTACAGTCATTGTTTTTTTCATAGAAAACCAGCTTACATATAATTATTCAATTCATAGATATTGTATAATTAAGTTTATAATTCAATGTTTTTCGTTGTGTTGCCGTGAGTCATATAATATACAGGGCATGCGAAAAGTAgttgacacatttttaaaaagtcacaGAAAAGAAATAAGTTGTCATATGGATATATGCGGTTCGCACAAGAATGCTTTACAGGTTCACGAATTATTTTTTGTGCTCATTTGTGCGCAATTTTGTAGCATTGCTATCATTGAAGATTTGAAGGTACGAACTGCCCAAGTTGCACACGTTGCTCCACAGTTCCTGCTGGCTGGAGCATGATATGAGCTTATTgtaccgtttagatgtggttcCAGAAACAAACAATGCATACATCGAACTCTGGTAGTGAAAGATATCGCTTTCTGTTTAATAGAATGATTAAACCTCACATATTGCGTATGTTTTACTTTCTGTGATTGTACAGCGTCACCTATAAACACAACTAGGGACGGAAGGGGGGTCTTCTTCATTTctcttttctatttctttcctctatgtcaaaaaatatttgtaaaactgtgAAGTATTATTGTTCACGCCGAACATTCATACGActatttgttgttttctacgattttttttatgtagcaAAGACTTTTTTGGACGTCCTGTATATTTTACCGATTTACCAACATAAATTATTACGTTATAAacacaataaatattatttaatataaaataaatgccgagttaaaaatattaatcaatgtACCAGGCTAATATTTTTcaacagaacattttttttaaattttgacaaagttttcaaactgaaaataataataccATGATTTAAATACTATAGAAAACATACGCAATACTGCCCAATTTCTGGCATCAAACTATatatcaaaaaataagaatgttttccGCTTAAAGTCAGCGATAGATACACTTCAGTGTCGTTCCTAATTCTATAATTATGAGTAGGTGGGTTCCTTTTCTAACTTACAAAGTTAATATAATTCCTAACATCTGCCTTTGGAATACTATTATTTCATAATAGTAACGATTCCTGAAAAATTCGTGCATTCTTAGCgtttttatgtacattttgtCTTTACatggtgtcctgaaatagactgactgttttaaaaaattaatagctggaaaacggttaatgataaaaaaacaaattcttgtagAAAAATCATGTGATGGGCCGCCATTTTTTTCCTTATGAGTTCCaagttttagttcaatttttttttcaacagatgaTGCTTCAGATAGTAAGCTCATAAATCAAAAAGGAAGAATTAAAGTTcacccatttttttttccttcgatttCAACGTGTAATTGCACCCGACCGTAGACCTGACTGTAGAAAATATTGTTAtgaaattttgttcataaaattttttttcgaaaaattatgttgtaattttctatctttctttgattGAAAGtccaactatatatatatatatgtgcagCGCAATCTGTTGGAAAATTTTTGACCTAAAATTTGCAACTCTGAGAAGAAAAAATTACAGCCGCCATATGAATTTTCTacaggaattattttttttatcattcaccGTTTTCtcgttatatttttttgaaaacagtcagtctgttTTAGGACACACTTTAtatgaaagttatttttcttattcttagGTAAAACATgacgaatttcatgaaaaaagaGTCGGAGATGGTTTCTCACAAAGTGTCTTTTGAGTGGCACATTAAGAATTTTTCAGTCGACAAAATGATGGAAGGGacgaataattttttcaaaagtccACCTTTCAAGTGGTGCAGCATTGAGCTGAATTTTGAGATTTCTCGCAGCAAAAACACGATTCACTTGCGCTTGACCGGGAAAAGATCTGATGATCGATTTTGGATTTCAGAATGCGAAATTGGGTTTAACTGTTCAGACGGTGAAACCTGGTATGCTGAAAAGTTTACTGAAATTAAAGATATCGATGTTTCTTACGACATTTCTGTCAATGAGATACATAATTATTGTACAGTTGACGAAGGAGTGAGTGTCCGATGCTCTTTCAAAGCTACAACTTTAAAGCACAATCTGGATGCAGAAACAGATTCACAGACGAATAGCAAGTATTTTAATGtctttttagtattattattataaattattaaatgctatttttctttttactttctctgCCGTAATCCCTGCATCGAGCTGTAATATGCATCGAACTGTTATTACATACTGATGAATCTCTGCGTTTGGCTTCTGGTTTtatattgttgccaaaaacattgtaaaataatagtaattataaatttatgtatgaaaaCGGTTTAATTACATAGGGGAgggtagcccaaagcgggtaggccttcgtagcaccccccccccctccattgtgtgttagcggcgatgaatacgaatgtcgtgtttacccgaacagcCCCGAGTTATtgtcagtcccagcgaagcagcagtaaaACAGCATGGTGcaaccagatttaaaataaacgagctgatgtgtgcctcacatgacttccttttactccaatttaatgtcattttcccattattggtaattttaatgtgattcaatagtttactctctaaatatcaccgacgGTGATATTAGAGAGCAAGGTATTAGAAAGTTTTTTCGCCAGAtgacgaaaaaacttggcgaccatgAGACTGGCgctatattgccaagtgtccaaatttatacaccacttgagtttacatcgaaattaaaaatgattttcccccaaaaagaccCCCTTGGAAcaaactagactccactaggagtctacgtaccaaatttcaactttttaggacataccgttcttgagttatgtgacatacatacgcacatacgcacatcctcacatacgcacatccgcacatacgcacatccgcacatacgcacatatatacatacgtacatacagacgtcacgagaaaactcgttgtaactaactcgggaatcgtcaaaatatatatttcgcgtgtctatacgttcttaggcacttatccacgtgtgatcgagtcgaaagaaaaactcaacattcattcgggggtgagcaaaatggaaataaaaaaaatgaaattttgtaacttgtgattagtcgtagaccagctttttatttatttattttttatttttttttttttggattgtcaataatattaagttattctgacactatccacctgttaactacgatggtcattctgtgttttttttttaattattagtttaaggttaaaattattgaaataaagaaCGTGCCTTTAGACAAAGCAGGTgtgatttaatcatatatttatttaaaatttcctgactcgtgtgctgacttagattttctctttcaataggataagtgtaactttaaaaagtgattttttaggATGacacaattaattagtctattaattaactaagttattttttgttttataaacaactgtactgactttaaattggataagtacaactattttatattttttatgtaatggcAGGTaactagtcaactattttaatcatttataacttcatatttgattggcaaatgtaccaaaccacaattagttaagcttacccgctttgggctacctGGTAGAGCAAGCGGGTACtttacatgtttgttaagtttgataataaataattattggatttgaaataatacaaaaatcactttttattttaaagttcaagaaccctgctaagaaataaaaccgaaattgttgcaattaaaatccaaaaactacaattttcgagcgttcttcaaaaacctacccgctttgtgCCATCCTCTCCTGTACTTAGTGCATAAAACTTGTTAAAGTCAAATTTAGTAGTAAACAAGTAGGTATAGAAGAAAAGTAGTGCGTAAAAAAGTTTTCTTCGCACTTTATCCAAGCTAGGATTAGGCTGTTAGAATTCAGTTGTCTTGGTCTTATTTTACCTCCTCATTCAAGTTTTTActctacagtaaactctcgattatccgcggaattggagGGCACGAGTGCCGTGGATAATAAAAACCGGATAaaccgtaaaaaaaataaaatgagggacaaatgaGCAAAACTATctttcctcaaaaacttagctgcaTTGATGCATAGTACTTTCtacaatgaaaataaatacagtacAATAAAAATGATCAGTGTTTTTGCGCAACAGAAATTAATATCATACGCAAGACAAGTGCAACGctgaaaaaaaacacaaaaaaaaaagaataaaaagcgACTGAGTTTAACTTtgcaatattttgactaaaaacaGACATCAGTATTTGCTTTTTGCTACAAAAATACATGTTCCTAAGATGTTGATTGGCTCGCGGATAGTGCTCCCCACGGATAGATCGAACAATCAATGCTTTACTGTCCTCAAACTTTTAggagttttctttatttattcgatttttttttcagggaataaaaagaaatttgcaaAGAGAGGACACACAGTACTCGCCGAAAATATTGGAACTTTCCTAGAAGATACTCGTTTTTCTGACGTTTTATTAAAAGCGGGTGATCAGACATTTCAGGCCCACAAAGCAATTCTGGCGAGCCGTTCCAAAGTGTTTGACGGCATGTTCCAGAGTGGTATGAAAGAAAGTCAGGAAAATGTGGTGGAAATTGCGGAAATGAGTCCAGCTATCgtcaagcaaatgttgcaatacATCTATTCTGGATCAGTAGAAGAACTGTCGATGGATACAGCAATAGATCTTTACATAGGTGCAGATAGATATGATTTGCAAGAGTTAAAAGAGTGGTGCAGAGAATTTATTCTCAAGCACATTTCATCTGATAAGGTGTGCAAAGTGGCAGTGATAGCAGACCTACACTCTGATGAAGAACTTACCATGGCTTCAAAGCGTGTTTTCAAAGAGAACTTAAAAGTAATATTGTCGTCTGAGGCATGGAGAGAGTTCGGAAAAAAGAATCACACGTTGCAGACTAATTTGCTTGAAAGCGCTTTATCAGGTGattcttaagtttaaaaaataactaattttttccAGCTTTTCAAAGTAGATACATCCAGTCAGTGTTTTACAACAGGATTTGCTACCGGTTTTTCTCTGTAGGCTGTAACAGAGAAAGAAAAATGCCAAGGTAATAATCtagtagtgtgtgtgtgtgtgtgtgtgttggtttGTACAACGCTTGTTTTCAGTCCTTACCGGAAAAGCCATTGGTTTTACTTCTCCTTTCTCCTTTGACCTTACAGTCGTTATGAAAAGGGCTGGCATGCCAGGGAAAATGTCTGCCAGAACGTTTTTTGTGTAGATATTCACCCATAAAATATTAATGGTACCTGTACATTGTATAAATACAATATCTATTTTATAccgtgaaacatgttttttgcatgaataaaactttttttttctgatttcttgTATTATTTACAGATGAAGTGCCTCgaatgtttttagaaaatatctAAGAAGGGATTTTATTCACGTGTTTGAGAAATGTACATGCATTCTATTCAGTTCTTATCAAGTGTCGGTTTTACAGGTCTGGAGGCTCGTCGCATTGCATTTTTGAGGGCCCTTTAGTCCATCATTCTTAAAATAAGAGTTTAAGAAAATTGTACTATGATTTCTTCGGAACGCTTAAGTCATGGGGGACCtgcgcaatggggttgttttcttcagtcaaaagtacctactacttttaatcactgaaattgatggaatgagcaacaaaaataacatggagccagaaaaaacttttattttcccaacagttatttttcatttaatttttaaaatgcccgattttgaaaataatttgtggtccttatgacgtcacaagtgatgtactttggcgcgctactccattgctgcgctaaatgtttacgctttgctgtcaaccgcgttgcccaGGTTATGATAACACAGGTCGTCGACCCAAAAACTGCATGGgatttttttactgtttcataTAGATTTTTACTCACTGAAACCggaaaacatagtaaaaaattttccatcacgtcaaatttttttttgcaaaactcacATATTCATATACTCATATTTCATTGATTCATCGGAAAAGAATCTCAAAGCAGTCTTGCTGTATggaacaaatatatttaaatcactTCATAAGGGACACTTGGTACATTTGGAAGAAAACTATAACGATTTGGATTACGATTCTTGACAAAATGAAGTATTAAAAACATCAATGGGTGGTTTGTGGAAACTTCAAAACACTAACTACGTTGTTAGGCCAACAGGAAGGTTATACAAAACATCCCTACTTCTTATGCTTGCGGGACGTTCGAGCCAGAGACCTCCATTGGACAAAAAATGACTGGTCACTTAGGGATGCCTTAATCTTCGGTGTGAATAACATAACTAGGTCGATCTTGGTACCACGTGAAACGGTTTTATTATCACTTCTGCACATTAAATTAGGGCTtttgaaacagtttaaaaaatcacTGTCAGAAGATGGATAAGAAAGAGTTTTGAGTTTTTACTGGTACGAAATACAAAAACTTATCCGTTCCACTCTTTTCAGaagcaatggaaaaaaagaaaaatatgcataagaACCCTTAAAACCTACCTCTATTTTTGAGGGAAAACTAAATACCCTCTCTATAAAAACATTGTACAACGCATGTTGGCTGTATACAAAGCTGTAGGTTGCAAGGTGAGCTTAACGGTCCATTTGTTATCCTCCCATCTCACCTATTTTCCCGAAACATTAGAAACCTATAGTAAAGAGCTTGGTTAACGATTTCAATAGGATGCATGTGATATAGAAAAACGCTAGCAAGGAAGATTTAATGTAAATATGCTACCTGACTACTGCTGGATGATTAAAATGGGAAACGGAAAATGTAGAGCGAAATCGAGTTCGGAGGGGCATCAAAGAGAAGAAGAAAAGGTTTCTCAGACAATAAGAGTGAACACAGAATGTGAAATATATCATGAAAGAATTGTCTGTTTATTATTAAGAAGAATATGTTTAGTTTAATGTAATAAATGTAGAGTTTTCTCATAGCCATTatgatgtttttaatattttgcaaagctattattttctcaaaaaccgtACGTGATGGGGGGAAATGGAGGTTATATTTGGATTCAGCATCCTCAAAAACATTAAGTGTAGGGtctggggtaaagtggtcataaaatcgtatgttttcaacttagagtttgataataaatacaataaattctttaaacacttcaactttttttgttgatacttgacattgcattattaaagaacacggtacattgaatttcaagaaaaaaaatattgatttaattaattttacaacacTTTCATTTctctatgtatttatgaccactttattcCATGGGGTAGGGGAAAGTgatcatagcatggggtaaagtggtctacatagttaaaaacagatgcaaaaccattataaaaaaccctaatatttgtatatttcggttattttttttagttacaagtatatgcaaaagtatatgcgtgtatacacgagtatatacgtgtcgtgtaaacatgagtaaacgcGTCCATATATGAGTGGATACATGTATAGATCAGATGCATGCATGCACgtacctactcaagtatatacgtgtataaacGAGTATATGAGCATgaatacgtgattacctacaggagagtatacgtgtctacacgagtatatacgtgtcatg
This window of the Uloborus diversus isolate 005 chromosome 4, Udiv.v.3.1, whole genome shotgun sequence genome carries:
- the LOC129220896 gene encoding speckle-type POZ protein-like — its product is MAGNKKKFAKRGHTVLAENIGTFLEDTRFSDVLLKAGDQTFQAHKAILASRSKVFDGMFQSGMKESQENVVEIAEMSPAIVKQMLQYIYSGSVEELSMDTAIDLYIGADRYDLQELKEWCREFILKHISSDKVCKVAVIADLHSDEELTMASKRVFKENLKVILSSEAWREFGKKNHTLQTNLLESALSGDS